AGAAATGCGAATACATGGTAAATTTTTCCAAGTTATATGGTCATGTTATGGTAAAAGATGTCTTATGAACACATTTTTGACAAGAAACCAACTTCATAAATGTTTCAATGATATTTTTCCAAAGGGATTATGAGgataaatgaaaacaaaaagtgAAGCACTTGCTAGTGACTAAAAGAAATCAATGAAGGATAAATAAAGTACAATAAAGTGCAGAATCTGAAATGTGCAAGGAAACACAAAatattacctttttttttttttttttttttacgatgAGAAGAAATGAATACAAAGTACtgaaatttaaatatacaaGAATGTAAAGATTGCACAAGCTAAATGATGCAGTTaacataaatgaatttaaagaacaaaaacaaaagtttaAAGAAATTGAAGGCAAGTTGGGTCGGTAGGGGTGCGAGGATGATCACATTGGACAAAAAACAATAACACAAGTAGATTAAACATGTTTTCTTCAATCAAAATTTTAGAGTATTGAGTACATGGTTCCTCTTATTTAGACGATggataacatttatttatttttatttaatatgagACTCTTACTTATACTTATTATCTATCAACATATGCATTTGTATAGTTATTGACATTCAATATCAACAAGACATGTTTGTTGTCTTATCACTATTGTCAAGAAGACTTTCGACACAAAGAGTCAATCACCTTAGTCAACCATCGACTCTAATACTACTGTCGGATAATGAGAGACTCTAAGCGATCATTACATTAGACTAAATGTAAGAGCACAACTCACAAGTAAATTGGTTACCATTACATCTTGACCAAAAACTTTAAGACAttagatatatattttgtttaacttTGTTCAATATTTGCTTTTCCATCCTAGAAAATGAACATAAATAAGCttcaactcatttatttttaaaaatatgttgtcattgaataaattataaaataaaatataaataatttcttaTCAAATGAATTGTGTgcttattaaattaacaataataaactTATATCAAACATGCAAGATAcaacaacaaatttaatataaaagagTAATTGGTATgcaatattagtttttttattttttatgcataACGTCTAAATTGATATGCAAATTGAGTATAACAACTTtctcaataattaaaataaggttttttttatcttaaaaaggATGATAAATACTgtcataattaactcacacatgTTCGAATTCTAACATAAGACAAGACGTAACATCGAAACAAGAAATTTaacctaaaaaataatactatctttatttattaattaaattcgACTTAAAAATATTCTTCATACTATATTTAATCTTAAGTTCAAATAACTTAAAGTgttaaaatcatatattaataaaatattatataatcgTCTAACTATTAAGCAAATTACTATTATATCTTTTAATCGTCCGGTTCAGACCGGGTTTATTAACCATCGTTGAACTCGCCCAAACTCATCTTTCTCTGATTCTGAACAAAACCTCCACTTTCTCTCATTTCCGACGAGACAAAAAGAAGCTTCGTAGTAGAAAACGCGAAGCACGACGCGGTTAGAAATCGAAACGAAATCGATCTACCTCTCATTCTTCTTAATCAGATGTTATATGGATACGTATTCGTTTTCCTTTTGTTgctttgttgttttgttaacATAATTGATGCAAGTGCAGGTGATGCTGATCCGCTTTATAGGTACTTTCTTAccttcatcaatttcttcatttcaatttttctttctttaatattattacattttCGACATATTGTATAGATTTAGTTACATGTTATTGGTATTTTGTTAGAAAGCATGGTAGAGTCTAATAAAAGAGGAATAACTGATAGAAATGTTGAATTATTTGGAATTGATTTAATGAGTAAAGTTTATTAGAATGAATATTTGGTACACTTTTTGTAAAGTGATCATAACTGAGTTAACAAATCTTAACTAAGTTGTAGTTAGTAGTAACCAACTTATAACCTGTGAAGCACGAATATTGACATAGACACTGGGCAAGACATTGACACTGACACGAGAAAactgattaattgaatataatcaaTGTGTCAGTGTCGTGTTAGTGTTGGACAATAGACATGCCTTCGATTAATATAGAGCTTATAACTATCTATAACTAGCTTCTAACAATATGTAACAGTCCTGGTAAGTTGGAAGTGTgaattaacatttttaacttGGGTAGaacaatacaatttaaaaataaaataattacatgaTAGGTTGAAGCTGTGTTTGATTTGGTGGATATAAACGGTAAACAATTCAAGGTTTTTAAGATTCTGATTTGGGAATTTTTTTCGGCTTTAGCCTATGGTCTTTGTAGAATTCATGAAAAGGTTGAAGCTCAATATTTTAACTTATAATTTCTTTGAGCTTTTTTAATGCTGGCTTCCAGTTGATTACCAAATGATATATCTAATTGATACTGAAAAAGAAGTACTACTAGCATAAAGTATAAACATGTGTGTTGTAACatatatagaaaatattaaagGAAATATGGAATTGTATTACACCAGAGGATAGGATAAAACTCCTACAATAGTGAATTAGGTTAGGGAAATATAAAATGAGGAACACCTATTTAGTCTTAAAATGTGTGAGACGCGGTCGCTATAGTTCTGAATGTATCCAACGTACAAAAATACCCCTGGACGTGTATATTAGATAGTCAATTTAGTCCCTGAAGTCGAATGTGTCTTTGATTAGTTAATTTGGCCATCAAATGTGTCTCCTTCTATATACATTCATTATGGGCCTATCATATGCTCATaacaacatcacaataataacCAGGTCTTGTCACTAGGTGAGGTTAGCCACATAGATCAATTGAAGCCACATAGATGATGTCTTTCCCAATGGTGCATCACTTGTTACCTTTTGTTCCTCttctttgttttctttattcTAGAACATAAGAAATCGCTGTTATATACAAGTTTGCTAAGTCATTACTCCCTTTTATGATTTAAgtgagatttttatttttggatttccCCACTgtatttttatttcttgtgtGCTTTGGATATCAGGGGTTGCATAAGACAATGCCAGGAAACTGGATGTGTTGGGCAAAAATGCTTTCCACACTGTACTTTTTCGTCAGATGGAGAAATTGTCGGTCGTCCATGGTACATGCAAGAACCACTATATTTACAATGGAAAAAATGGGATTGTCAAAGTGACTGCCGATACCACTGTATGCTTGatagagagaaagaaaaagaattacTTAACCTTGACCCGGTTAAGTATCATGGTAAATGGCCATTCAAGCGTATTTTTGGGATGCAGGTTTGTTGCTAAAGAAGCTGTGCAACTTAGAACCTATTTACGTTGTGAAAACATTTTATGTTtgcattttcaaaaatatgtgCCCATTTTAACTTGTTAATAAGAAGGTGAGAAGTGAATTATTGTGATGGAGACAATATAAAGTGCTAGCTAGCTGGGGATGATGCATTTTCGGAAATAAtgaaaatagttattttgtcattttcattGATTTCGGAAATGCAGACAATTGTTCACTTTAAGAGTCTCTTATATCCTTgttagtaattaaaattaaaacaaatattcaagaaatgaaaacaaaaaatattttcacaaactAAAGAGCCCTTTATGTTTTCATTTGGAGTCTGTTTCCAGTGGCCACAAAACCTTTTTGTTTAAACTTTCAGAACTGATgtgtatcttttttatttaggaGCCTGCTTCTGTGGCTTTCTCAGCTCTCAATCTTGCAATGCATTTTCATGGTTGGGTCTCCTTTTTCATAATTTTGTACTATAAATTGCCTCTAAAAGATGAGAAGAAGGCATATTATGAGTATGCTAGTTTGTGGCATATCTATGCGCTCTTATCGCTGAACTCATGGTTCTGGAGTGCTGTTTTCCACAGTAGGTAAGTTACTTATGCATAGATTTTCAGTAATTTGTACTGTTTCTAAATATCTTTGTGCTGGGcaatgtcatttttaatttgGTTATTCTAAGAGACCGATTGATTTTAGGTAGTGCCAATGGGCATGTCtatgttgtttgtttttctGGTGATACTTTTTAGTTCACAATGTAATGCATATATGAAATACTAGTGCATAAACTATTTCTTATTTTACTTTCTAGTTTATGAATATTTCTATAACTTCCCCTTTCTTAATACATTTTTGAATGGTTGGTTTTGCTTTGAAAATTAAAGGCCTCACTTAAAAGTACTTTTGCATAGACAATAATATAtggttaaatttaattaaagctAATGCTGATATTGTTCCCAACCATGTTAGTTAATGCTCCCAGCATGTTCAAGAAATTATCTCTTCTTTTAAAATCCCATCTGAATCGTGATAAACAAATGAAACGTGTCTCATTATCTGttgaatataacatattaaGCTTAAACTTTCATTGTTTCTTTGGCCTACTGTACTGCAGAGATGTTGATCTAACAGAGAAACTAGACTACTCATCTGCAGTGATTCTCCTTGGATACTCCCTCATTTTAGCCATCTTACGATCCTTCAATGTTAGGGATGAGGCTACCAGAGTTATGGTTTCTGCTCCGTTGAGTGCTTTTGCGATCACCCATGTGATGTACATCAACTTCTATAAACTAGATTATGGTATGTCCTGTCCTATAATATCTTTATATTGTCATTGGAGAGGCTGAGAATTGAGTGTAGGATCAATGTAATCTTTGAGTAAAACTTACCTTAAGCTTTATGTGAATTATCTATGCGTTAACTTCTGTGGTTTGTGCTTCTGTCACAATTTAGTccctcaaatttaaaaaatagcaGATGAGTCCCTTAAATTAAAGAGCATCAAATAATGTAGTCCCTTAATCTAAATATCTCTTTAGTCTCTTGTTGCATCAAGATAAGCATAAAACCTTTAAAATTGTGCTGCTAAATTTCGAAAAAGAACTAGAGATTAATGAGCTGGAATGAGATATGCTATTATGATAGAAAGATATGGCATCGTTTGATCAATGTAGCCGACCCTACTTAGTGGGAAAATGTTTGGTTGTTTTTGTTGTAATTTGGAAAAAGGACTATAATCTGATGAACGTTGTTTAATTTAAGGGACTAAATtgctattttataaatttgaaagacTATATTGGCCGATACTTGCAATTTTGAAACTAAAATGCTGATTTACTCATATTAATAACAAAACTTTTAACAtataattttgtcatttatctatttaattccTTTTATTTTCTCCTTCTCTGGTGATTTTGATGGCATTCTCAATTGAATTGTACAGGGTGGAATATGAAAGTTTGTGTAGTGATGGCCGTGGCACAACTTGCAATTTGGGCAGTTTGGGCAGGTGTTAGTCGCCATCCTTCCCGTTGGAAGTTATGGCTGGTTGTTTTCGCTGGTGGCCTTGCAATGCTCCTCGAAATATACGATTTCCCTCCATATGAAGGACTTTTCGATGCACATGCTATTTGGCATGCCTCCACTATTCCCTTAACTTACATTTGGTGGAGTTTTATCAGGGATGATGCTCACTTTAGAACAACTAAAATTCTTAAGAAGGCCAGGTAGCTTCCTTTTGGAGTTACCGAACAGGCTTTAATGAATAGATTCTTTGATGGTGTACTTGTAAGTGCTTATTTCTGTGTCATCATTATAGATTTTTAGATGCttagttttgtattttatttgggTGAATGATTATTTTGACATGTATGACTGTTCTCTTCAGTTCAAAAGATCATTTCAAGATTCCCTTTCATGTTTTTTCACTTCTTTTCAgctttttaaaaatgtatacaaAATCATACTGTTAATAATGGACTAATAATTCCATTCTGATTTTATTTGTGTTAACCTTGAATCTGTGTTATTGACacttaaaatcaataaaacttATGGGATACCCAAACTGAATGGGTTTAAATTTTAAAGGCTTAGCATGGCTTTAGGGCAGATACTAAGCTGAGCCAACTTAATATGTGGTTTGCCATGGTCGATTTTCATCACGTGGTTAAACCTGTTGCCATGGATTCAACAGATGTGGATCAAATATTGATAGGCATTCCGTAAAAAAAAGTTGATCGATCTAAAGAAGAGTGGTCAAATTTATGAAACGTAGCTTACAAGAAAAGAGTAAATAAGCTTACCTAATGGTATCCACAACATTTATCAAACCCTAGCCTAAAAAGACTTGGCTACTCATAATTGAAAAGAGAGGAATGAGAAAATTCAAGCAAATGGAAGATGCCCTTTGTGGAAGGTGCCCTGACTAACCATGTGATGCTGGTTGCCAACTGTGCTATGGCGGCACCCCACTCGAAGAAGGTGCAGCAGACAACATGGAGGAACCAGTGAGTCTAGCGACAACCAGCATGAATTGTTGTCGAAGCTTGATCCACCCCACTCGAAGAAGGTGCAGCAGACAACATGGAGGAACCAGTGAGTCTAGCGACAACCAGCATGAATTGTTGTCGAAGCTTGATCCACTCTGATTCAATATTATCTCGTGTTTTATTCGCCAATTCCTGCTCAGCTTTCAGCCTTGGCACGTGAAGCCTCTTATTGTTCCATTCATGTTCCAGCCCTTTTCCTATGTCAAACAATTCTGTCTTTCTCTTATAAATCCTGTCAATCCTATTTGTAGAACTTTCCATCTGAACATTTATGATTCTGATTTTCTCTTCAAGTTTTCTCTTCTCTTCCTGCAAGCAAACCAATTGATTACACAAAAACTTCTCTTCCTTGTCTAATACCTGAAACTCTTTCACATTAGCTTCAAGATCATTCTTCACTTCACTTGCTTTTGATAGTTCTGCAGTTGCTGAAAGGCCTGCATTGTGATACTCCAAACTCCACTGAACAAAACATCGTAGACATTGTTGTATTTCTGTGTTTGTCGCCAAGGAAAATCCTTCATCTAATTGCAAGGTTAAGAGGTATCTGAGAGTATCTTTCATCAGTATAGAACGTCCTGGATGCAACAAAAGAGAGAAATCTTTTGACAATAAATCTTGGAGAATATGAATTGCTTTCTTGGTTTTATCACTAGGCCTGTAAGATATGTATGATGGAGAAGTTATCTCTGATGATGATTGAAGAGAAGCATAAAATGCTTTCATAATATCAGACTGATTAATTGTCATCTTCAGTTAGTATAATAGAATGTAAAAGGTGGCACATAAGAATATATAGAATACTGAGTTCTTAAAAAGTCATagagaaaaggaaaaagaaactaaaaaaagGTACACTTCATATTAATGTACATTTTGAAAACACACGATTGTTAAGAAAAATACTACTAGTAACATTCAATGGCCTTACTTGGGAACCAAAAGGTGAACAAccgtaaaaaataaataatgcaGAGTTCCAATACTACTACTATTTGTTTAGAATTTGCTTAAAATAAGgtttataaaatgtaaaaatttattcgAAAATATACGattgagataaattttttttagtattgaaACAATTTAGTatttgaaagaaattaaaaataagttttaatatataatcatacaaaacaaatttaatatttctagAGAGCATATAAAGTTTTCATTTAGTCCATATCAAcgatgatataattaaaagaaataaaaaagacatgataaataatatataaattgaatctaaagaactttttttagaaaaataatctaaataattttatacttcAATAACGAATTGTTGGCCTATCATTATATTATATTCAGCTATTTggtttaactattaattttagttattaaatgaGTGACATtggataaaattatatataaaaattggagtataattatttttaaagtataactataaaatagattttatagatctcattaaaaatgaactatttttctattaaatcatgttttttttttttttttttgtgatgatATTATGCAATATTCAATTAGgggaaattaaataattatataaataaaaaatgtgggATAGGTCTATCtcataaatatgaaatatttattattattcatatgaGGAAACTTAGAGAGTTTTGTGTTACACTATTTAACTTCATATGTCTAAAgatgaaatgaaaaaaatagtaTAGTTGTCATCATATAATATTGCATAACTTATCCattatataattgaattttaagaAGTGTATTGATCTTAAAAATCTGTTTCAAtgtatatatgtaaaatatattgaatgaaacataatatattttgtaatgaaatataagcacAATTTGgtcaaaaatattaatgtatttggATCAAATGTCTACGCACAAAACAAATGACCACaagtatatcaaaatatattacaattataaatagaattaaaactCAAATGTAACTCAAAAAATGTAAAAGCTCTCAAATTTTTTGCATATCTAAAAACATGTAAAATGAGCGTACAAAAAAACACATATTAGATGTAAGCAATTACAAAATTGTCGACAATCAATctaacacaaattttaatagaaaaaatttcACAGGGAACAAAGTGTATATGtcattattttctaattttcaaataaaaaaaatatatatgatatataataatGTCCAAAAATTATTGTATGTATATATTTCTTGAGAAACTTTTAAAAGAACTCAATATATTAATTGGAGAGTTAAAATCAAAGGAATAACTATTATCAATAACGATGAAGGAACAATGAGTGTCgaataattaatattagttgtattttaatttgtaattcatGACACATGAATAGTTATTCGAAATATTAGATGCtaaaatagtaatagtaaaatgtgtgttaaaacaaattataagtagaatagtaagaaaaataaaagaatattttttagagACCTGATGCATCATTTTTGTCTTGATATGataatatttgaatgaaatgACACAATGTTGGATGTTGCGTAGTAATAGTATTCATAAACAATGTGcctattttaatataatataaaaaattcttttGTTCAATGATAGAtgtcatataaattttttattaaatatattaaaaaaaataaaaatagtaattggACAAATAAATCTAATAACAATGATGATGTGTCAATTATCTACGTCATATTGTTCAAAATTGCCGTAAATATTTTTAGGTCAAATAGTTCCacccaattttattttttaattttcaaagcTAAATATTAGTGtattgtataaattaaatatttacacACCATTAATTGTTAACACTATAATAGACACatcataaaaagaaaagaaaaactgtCAAATTTAGATCAGATTTAAGGACTAATATGTCGTTCAAGATATAATGACATAAAAgtattaatttatgaatatatttggaacaaattaattaacgttacataaaaagtaaaatgatatttatgttAAACAGAATTTCTCTTATAACATGAAACTTATTTTGCAAAAAAGAGGAATAAAGGTCCACTTGAGGTGATTTTGagtttttgattttaaatttttaaaataaattttgaaaacaaaatctaTTAGGATAAAATTGGTTTTTTACGTAATAAAaacattttccatttttttaggttaataaaaaaaaaacttttcctTTAAATTCAAAACTACAAAACTATGTTTTATAAAAAGCAATATGACTAGAGCATCTAtaacggtgaactcaatatgggttCTTTAGACGGGACCCACTGTaccacatcatcttgaagcaatttACTCGTTTtctactccaacggtgaactcaacatgattcaagttctactatgccacatcaccctaaatcaactcattcattttttacggtttaactttaaaaaaatcatattatattccattactttaatttatacattaatatttaggGATGATGATAATTGAGAATTTTGAACATCAGGATGatgataattttacataaaatgCAACCAAGATTGTTGAAGATTATTTTGATTTGGATCCATTTGGCacaaaaactttttgtttgaaataataaaatgaaaaaataaataaataagtacgttaataaaaactttaacaaacttctgtaacaaaaattgtgaagaaaaagtatgagtaacaaaaGGTTAAGGGTTATATATTAACTACAAAAaagctaatggttacaaaattattattatttaataaattaaaaagaagttaacggctataaattaataaaaaaataattaatttattattattaataaattaataaaaggtagaaaaaaaaaggtaactgTTATGTAGCACCGTTCCTTCATGACAGTACCGTGATGACACAttggcacaactccaacggtgaacccacaaaaaactagaagttaaatatttacacgctggcggacgaactcattttcactcccgttgtagatgctctaagTCGACCACCACTTCCATCATGGTCTGCTGTCACCCCTTACCACTACTAACCACTACTCAGACCATCGTCAACCAATACTTTGACCACTACCGGTCATCACTCCGGCAATTGTCAACCATCACTTTGACCACCATCCCGGCCCTTGGTCCTTGCCATCCATAGTCGACCACATGTCTTTGATCATCACTCTAATCATTGTTTGTTGTCAACTTTGTCAATCATCATTTTCGTGtactattattaaattagatttaaATGTTCTTTTGGTTCCATATTTTgtccaaaataaatttatagtgaCAATAAAATTAGAAATGTAGAAACTTCTGCATTGCATTGTTCGGTGGAAACTGTGCTATTGCAATACATTAGGATCAATCGcatggttttaaattttggttgtGCTTACTTTGTGTAATAAGTTGAAAATTGTATGAAATAAATAATGAGATTGAAAATTGTACATAAAATAGAGACATGATAATAACTAAGAAAAAGATTGAATTGTATGAGAAAGGAACATAAGTGAAAACCAAAAAAGGATGAAAATTGTTCCAAGGTTGAAAGCTGAGAAGCAATTGGGAAGGATAATACAAAGTAATAATGAACAAGAGTGGTCTAAGCTTGGAGAACAATTCATTCAAAGCCCTCGTATTAAAGAATGAACACatcatgttttaaatttgaatatgagaTATCACCGCTGTGTGTGGGAATTTGAAGCGGTTGTTACCAAAAATGGACCTATTTTGATTCAATGAATTGATTTGCATTATACTCCTTCAAAATTGTTGGAATTTGTTGTGCTGATATGAGAGTGGATCCTCTTATCTGAGACATCTCTCAAGGATGAATGACTTACTAGGCTGCCCATTTATTATAATTTGGTAAGAAACAAATGAAATACATTTCATGATTAATCCAACAACTAAGTGATTCGGAAAACCCTTAAATGTCATAACTCATTCCACAAACTTTCACTATATTCTTGAAGTGACAGCTATACTAGTAGCCTCTTAAgtcaatcaattaatttaataattaaatatttaaatagtttttaataattattttaaaaaatatatataatttttttttcaaaatttcgacTGAATATGTTCTGTAACTTTTAACTCTGTCATAATTCAAAAAGCGtaatctaaatatttaatacattttaaaaaaaaattctaaactcAAAATAAGTGCAGAATATATCACAACTCAACACACTTTATAAAAGGATTTTCGATCAAAGAGTCCTACCAAAAAATAATTGAGACTTGAATTTATTAACAGTTTGCTACTCAGCTATgtgaatctaaaaaaaaatgaacaacatGAAGGGATAAGTCACAAAGatttagtgaggagacaacaaccaccaccaactaaaagaaaaacacaaaagacactgttttacaatcttgtagaaattatattaaacaatgctatctaaaatatatataattctcAAGTAAATTATAcacatgataaaattattaaatttataatttagtcGTTCAggtagaaatatttaaaatgcaattAATACAAAAGTGAAATCAAAATGAGCAACttcaaaaatatcataaaaaatcaaccaaataaaaatataaaattttgagaacCAAGAGACAACTACATCTCATTGATATCACTCTCTTCCTAAGGATGAATATTCCCTTAGAGGTgactccatctaacggataacCCTATTCTCTCAATCCCGCAACGCATCATCACACACCAATTAGGGAGCNNNNNNNNNNNNNNNNNNNNNNNNNNNNNNNNNNNNNNNNNNNNNNNNNNNNNNNNNNNNNNNNNNNNNNNNNNNNNNNNNNNNNNNNNNNNNNNNNNNNNNNNNNNNNNNNNNNNNNNNNNNNNNNNNNNNNNNNNNNNNNNNNNNNNNNNNNNNNNNNNNNNNNNNNNNNNNNNNNNNNNNNNNNNNNNNNNNNNNNNNNNNNNNNNNNNNNNNNNNNNNNNNNNNNNNNNNNNNNNNNNNNNNNNNNNNNNNNNNNNNNNNNNNNNNNNNNNNNNNNNNNNNNNNNNNNNNNNNNNNNNNNNNNNNNNNNNNNNNNNNNNNNNNNNNNNNNNNNNNNNNNNNNNNNNNNNNNNNNNNNNN
This region of Cicer arietinum cultivar CDC Frontier isolate Library 1 chromosome 8, Cicar.CDCFrontier_v2.0, whole genome shotgun sequence genomic DNA includes:
- the LOC101511098 gene encoding uncharacterized protein isoform X1 — its product is MLYGYVFVFLLLLCCFVNIIDASAGDADPLYRGCIRQCQETGCVGQKCFPHCTFSSDGEIVGRPWYMQEPLYLQWKKWDCQSDCRYHCMLDREKEKELLNLDPVKYHGKWPFKRIFGMQEPASVAFSALNLAMHFHGWVSFFIILYYKLPLKDEKKAYYEYASLWHIYALLSLNSWFWSAVFHSRDVDLTEKLDYSSAVILLGYSLILAILRSFNVRDEATRVMVSAPLSAFAITHVMYINFYKLDYGWNMKVCVVMAVAQLAIWAVWAGVSRHPSRWKLWLVVFAGGLAMLLEIYDFPPYEGLFDAHAIWHASTIPLTYIWWSFIRDDAHFRTTKILKKAR
- the LOC101511098 gene encoding uncharacterized protein isoform X2; amino-acid sequence: MEKLSVVHGTCKNHYIYNGKNGIVKVTADTTVCLIERKKKNYLTLTRLSIMVNGHSSVFLGCRFEPASVAFSALNLAMHFHGWVSFFIILYYKLPLKDEKKAYYEYASLWHIYALLSLNSWFWSAVFHSRDVDLTEKLDYSSAVILLGYSLILAILRSFNVRDEATRVMVSAPLSAFAITHVMYINFYKLDYGWNMKVCVVMAVAQLAIWAVWAGVSRHPSRWKLWLVVFAGGLAMLLEIYDFPPYEGLFDAHAIWHASTIPLTYIWWSFIRDDAHFRTTKILKKAR